The Halomonas sp. KG2 genome contains a region encoding:
- a CDS encoding SO_0444 family Cu/Zn efflux transporter: MSLINELLSIALSAAPWLLLGLVIAGLIKALMPEHLLQRWMGGRGLGSILRAAVIGMPLPLCSCGAIPTALALHRGGAGRGPTTSFLISTPGVGVDSMLITSVLLGPLMALARVLGALVTAIVTGILVGFTGQTALPKSTSVSSCCASKGADDGNAHTHATESTGVIAGLKYAFSDLLDDISSWMFAGLLLAGVLVTFVPPETLVGFSGGLLALILMAVIGIPLYICATAATPVAAGLLLAGISPGMALVFLLAGPVTSLATLAILRREFGNQALAVYLVSILLVTVLIGWVFDQGLAMIGWDPVQQANQVQELLPASVEWLALGALVLFSIRPMRKRLLGF; this comes from the coding sequence ATGAGTTTGATCAATGAGCTATTGAGTATTGCGTTAAGTGCCGCGCCTTGGCTGCTGCTGGGGCTGGTGATTGCGGGATTAATTAAGGCCTTAATGCCAGAGCATCTATTACAGCGTTGGATGGGAGGGCGTGGACTGGGCAGCATTTTACGCGCAGCGGTGATTGGTATGCCGTTGCCACTGTGTTCGTGCGGGGCGATTCCCACCGCACTGGCGTTGCATCGGGGTGGGGCGGGCCGTGGGCCAACCACGTCTTTCCTGATTAGTACACCCGGCGTTGGGGTGGATTCAATGCTCATTACCAGTGTGCTCTTGGGCCCTTTAATGGCCCTGGCGCGAGTGTTGGGAGCCTTGGTAACTGCCATAGTGACGGGCATTTTAGTGGGTTTTACCGGCCAAACTGCACTGCCGAAAAGCACTTCTGTTAGCAGCTGCTGTGCATCAAAAGGAGCTGATGATGGCAATGCTCACACACATGCCACTGAGTCGACGGGGGTGATCGCAGGGTTAAAGTATGCCTTTAGTGATTTATTGGATGACATCAGTAGTTGGATGTTTGCCGGTTTATTGCTGGCGGGGGTGCTGGTTACCTTTGTGCCGCCGGAAACCCTGGTAGGTTTTTCGGGTGGCTTGTTGGCGCTCATCCTTATGGCAGTCATCGGTATTCCTTTATATATCTGTGCGACTGCAGCTACACCGGTTGCCGCTGGCTTGCTATTGGCGGGCATTTCACCGGGGATGGCGTTAGTTTTCCTACTGGCTGGCCCTGTGACGAGCCTAGCCACCCTGGCTATTCTGCGGCGTGAGTTTGGCAACCAAGCGTTAGCGGTTTATCTCGTCAGCATTCTGCTGGTGACGGTGCTGATTGGCTGGGTGTTTGATCAAGGGCTGGCGATGATAGGTTGGGATCCGGTTCAGCAGGCGAACCAAGTTCAGGAGCTGCTACCTGCATCTGTCGAGTGGTTGGCTTTAGGCGCACTGGTACTGTTCTCTATTCGTCCTATGCGTAAGCGGTTGTTGGGGTTTTAG
- a CDS encoding helix-turn-helix transcriptional regulator, translated as MTAPRTLTRARQDLAEFLRKHREKIAPEEMGLPRGRRRRTPGLRREEVAALAGVGLTWYTWLEQGRDISVSATFLDNLAKALKLDAAERRHLFLLTHQRLPSELGKTWCSVPPLIQTLMDDLPTRPAYILNLRWDVLAWNGAADKLFNFSSHVPERRNLLWLLFTDPGMRQRLSPWEAQVSQMLSSFRRDFARAAQDPAIDELVEELTKVSPEFKLVWKTQEVNAPCQGVRHLYLEELGEVAFEHTTLTVDEERHLRLVYYALKGSDAEERSFHEWIAASEGDSILKENNNDLY; from the coding sequence ATGACTGCACCCCGGACGCTGACTCGAGCGCGGCAAGATTTGGCTGAATTTCTCCGTAAACATCGAGAGAAAATCGCCCCGGAAGAGATGGGCCTGCCTCGTGGCCGCCGAAGGCGTACGCCGGGGTTAAGGCGCGAAGAAGTCGCCGCCTTAGCGGGCGTGGGACTGACTTGGTATACCTGGTTAGAGCAGGGGCGCGATATTAGCGTATCGGCGACTTTTCTGGACAATCTAGCCAAAGCGCTTAAGTTGGATGCGGCTGAGCGACGCCATTTGTTCTTACTGACTCATCAGCGGTTACCCTCTGAGCTAGGCAAAACCTGGTGCAGCGTGCCACCGCTGATCCAAACGTTGATGGACGATTTGCCGACACGACCTGCGTATATTCTTAACTTACGCTGGGATGTGCTGGCGTGGAACGGTGCCGCCGATAAGCTGTTCAACTTCTCGTCCCATGTGCCTGAGCGCCGCAATCTGCTGTGGCTGCTATTTACCGACCCTGGTATGCGTCAGCGCTTATCACCCTGGGAAGCGCAGGTCAGCCAAATGCTCTCCAGCTTTCGGCGCGACTTTGCCCGTGCGGCGCAAGACCCCGCTATTGATGAGCTTGTCGAAGAGTTAACCAAGGTTTCGCCTGAGTTTAAGCTGGTGTGGAAAACCCAGGAGGTCAACGCCCCTTGCCAGGGAGTGCGTCATCTTTACCTTGAGGAGCTGGGCGAGGTGGCGTTCGAGCACACGACACTCACTGTCGATGAAGAGCGCCACTTACGGCTGGTTTATTATGCCCTCAAGGGGAGCGACGCCGAGGAGAGGTCCTTTCATGAATGGATCGCCGCTAGTGAGGGCGATAGTATTCTTAAAGAAAATAATAATGATTTGTATTAA
- a CDS encoding HlyD family secretion protein — protein sequence MRHSLRLLLTLVIVALAIAAGTWLWRYYLYTPWTRDARIHAEVVTIAPDVSGWVHTLNVTDTDYVTQGDVLFEIDDTRYQTAVDRAQATVEHRQATLELSRAEESRRNQLRSSRAISAEDQQVAQINSRIAAADLNQSQADLISAQLDLERTQVTAPVSGHVLNVQFVAGNYVNRGTSVMALIAANSYYVVGYFEETKMASINVGDPVEIILMNGAPHLDGRVAGIGRGIADSNTTLNQQLLPQVAPTFNWVRLAQRIPVRISLDNVPDDTLLSVGMTATVRVHAAEQPE from the coding sequence ATGCGCCATTCGCTCCGGCTGCTACTTACTCTGGTTATTGTCGCACTTGCTATTGCCGCCGGTACTTGGCTATGGCGTTACTATCTTTATACTCCCTGGACCCGCGACGCTCGCATTCATGCAGAGGTCGTCACGATTGCGCCTGATGTATCGGGTTGGGTGCATACGCTCAATGTCACCGATACCGATTACGTTACCCAGGGCGACGTACTGTTTGAGATTGATGACACCCGTTATCAAACGGCAGTCGACAGAGCCCAGGCCACGGTTGAACACCGTCAAGCAACGCTCGAACTCAGCCGCGCGGAAGAGAGCCGGCGGAATCAACTGCGTAGCAGTCGTGCGATTAGTGCAGAAGACCAGCAGGTTGCCCAAATCAACTCACGTATTGCTGCCGCCGATCTCAACCAATCCCAGGCCGACCTCATCAGTGCCCAGCTTGATTTAGAACGAACACAAGTAACGGCGCCGGTCAGCGGCCATGTACTTAACGTGCAATTTGTGGCGGGTAACTACGTAAATCGCGGCACCTCGGTAATGGCACTGATCGCCGCCAACTCTTATTACGTGGTGGGCTATTTCGAAGAGACCAAAATGGCGTCGATCAACGTAGGCGATCCGGTCGAGATCATTCTAATGAACGGCGCTCCCCATCTGGATGGCCGGGTGGCGGGTATTGGCCGAGGCATTGCCGATAGCAACACCACCCTCAACCAGCAACTGCTACCGCAGGTGGCGCCAACGTTTAACTGGGTGCGCTTGGCACAGCGTATCCCAGTGCGCATATCGTTAGACAACGTCCCTGACGACACGCTGCTTAGCGTCGGTATGACAGCAACGGTACGCGTCCACGCTGCCGAACAGCCTGAGTGA
- a CDS encoding LysR family transcriptional regulator produces the protein MDRFNAMQAFARVVETGSFTKAAETLHMSKTSVTQLVQQLEARLRVKLLNRTTRKVNVTADGAAYYERVIKLLADMDDAETSLSNASVLPRGRLRVDVPSPFARMILIPALPAFHAQYPDIQIDMGASDRMVDLIGESVDCVVRGGELTDLSLVARRVGDLQIGVYAAPSYLKSAGLPLHPQELSAPPHYIVGLRWARAGVDSPYAMYRNGERVTVQGRYVISVDDGNAGLAAGLAGLGVVWLPDYMAREHVSRGELVRLFDGWYLDPMPMYVAFPPNRHVSAKLRVFIDWVVELMAQHAPMIDRREQQRYK, from the coding sequence ATGGATCGCTTTAACGCCATGCAGGCATTTGCCCGAGTAGTGGAAACGGGCAGCTTTACCAAGGCAGCCGAGACGCTCCACATGAGCAAGACCAGCGTGACGCAACTGGTGCAACAGCTAGAGGCGCGCCTGCGTGTAAAGCTGCTCAACCGCACCACACGTAAGGTTAACGTTACGGCTGACGGTGCCGCCTATTACGAGCGCGTTATAAAGCTATTAGCTGATATGGATGATGCTGAAACCAGCCTGTCCAACGCCTCGGTGTTGCCTCGCGGCCGACTAAGGGTGGACGTGCCCAGCCCTTTCGCGCGCATGATCTTGATTCCAGCGTTGCCTGCTTTCCACGCTCAATATCCCGATATTCAAATCGATATGGGGGCGAGTGATCGCATGGTGGATCTGATAGGTGAAAGCGTGGACTGTGTGGTGCGCGGCGGAGAACTCACGGATTTATCATTAGTGGCGCGCCGCGTAGGCGACCTTCAGATCGGCGTTTACGCAGCGCCGAGCTATCTGAAAAGTGCTGGTTTGCCTTTGCACCCGCAAGAACTCTCTGCTCCGCCTCACTACATTGTAGGGCTCCGATGGGCCCGTGCCGGAGTGGATTCACCCTATGCCATGTACCGCAACGGGGAGCGCGTCACCGTACAAGGGCGCTATGTGATTTCGGTCGACGACGGTAATGCCGGTCTTGCGGCAGGCCTAGCAGGGCTCGGCGTAGTGTGGCTTCCTGACTACATGGCCAGGGAACACGTATCTCGCGGGGAGCTGGTTCGCCTATTTGATGGTTGGTATCTTGATCCAATGCCGATGTACGTCGCTTTCCCACCGAATCGACATGTAAGCGCCAAGCTGCGCGTGTTTATCGATTGGGTCGTGGAGTTGATGGCTCAGCATGCGCCCATGATTGATCGACGGGAACAACAGCGATACAAGTAG
- a CDS encoding MFS transporter: MADQSRLSVYLVALGAFALGMASYVTAGLIPLIGDAFSVSAATAAQLVTAFTLAYGLGSPVVVALLPGHHQRTGLLLALAVFIVANIASALATSFISLAIWRAVAGVGAGVYLAMGIAASAAITPEVNRGKAIAVIMGGMASGTVLGVPFSLLLAERLGWASAMWLISVLGIIAYVGLHTKLPALPSIPSLPLARKLAILKAPHAMAILAVSLLGAVASLGMYTFIAPFMTATESGAVQSITGYLWVWGIGGVVGSFLIGPLVDRFIGPVITLAIMLLLSLALIALPVTASVHPLLTLLPIALWGAVGWALQVPQNNELIRTRQPHGDGNLAVALNESALYLGSAIGAASGGIILALQLPVSTLAMGAGVVAAVGAATQLIIVMRTKH; this comes from the coding sequence ATGGCTGACCAATCTCGTCTATCGGTATATCTAGTGGCACTGGGTGCGTTTGCGCTTGGGATGGCCTCTTATGTAACGGCAGGGCTCATTCCACTCATTGGAGATGCCTTTAGTGTCTCTGCTGCCACGGCTGCTCAGCTAGTCACGGCATTTACCTTAGCCTATGGCTTAGGCTCGCCTGTCGTTGTTGCCCTTCTGCCCGGTCATCATCAACGCACGGGCTTACTACTGGCGCTAGCCGTGTTTATTGTGGCCAATATCGCCAGCGCCCTGGCCACCAGTTTTATATCCCTCGCCATATGGCGGGCGGTCGCTGGCGTTGGTGCAGGGGTTTATCTTGCGATGGGCATTGCAGCTTCTGCTGCCATTACGCCCGAAGTAAATCGAGGCAAAGCCATTGCGGTTATTATGGGCGGCATGGCGAGTGGTACAGTGTTAGGGGTGCCTTTCAGCCTATTGCTGGCGGAACGTTTAGGCTGGGCGTCAGCGATGTGGCTTATTTCAGTACTCGGCATCATCGCCTATGTTGGGCTTCACACCAAACTGCCTGCACTCCCCTCCATACCGTCACTGCCGCTTGCCCGCAAACTGGCTATTTTGAAAGCCCCGCATGCCATGGCCATTCTGGCGGTTTCCTTATTGGGCGCCGTTGCTAGTTTGGGTATGTATACCTTTATCGCCCCTTTTATGACGGCCACCGAATCAGGCGCTGTTCAGTCGATTACCGGCTATTTATGGGTATGGGGGATTGGCGGCGTCGTGGGCAGTTTTCTGATTGGGCCTCTGGTGGACAGATTTATCGGCCCTGTGATTACCCTGGCGATTATGTTGCTGCTCTCTCTAGCGCTCATTGCTCTGCCTGTCACGGCGTCGGTTCACCCACTGCTGACGTTACTGCCTATTGCGCTTTGGGGGGCTGTGGGCTGGGCGCTGCAAGTGCCACAAAACAACGAGCTGATTCGTACGCGCCAACCCCACGGCGACGGTAACCTGGCGGTTGCCCTCAATGAATCAGCGCTCTATTTAGGCAGTGCGATAGGCGCTGCCAGCGGAGGCATTATATTGGCCCTCCAGCTTCCCGTTTCGACACTAGCGATGGGGGCGGGGGTTGTCGCCGCGGTAGGTGCGGCAACACAGCTAATCATCGTCATGCGCACGAAACACTAG
- a CDS encoding FUSC family protein, translated as MSPFVNTYLTPNATAVKFAIKTTLAMMLALYVALWFDLERPYWALMSAAFLQVRPMSGMVIEKGICQLSGTVIGAVAGIVIMALFVQARIPALIVLTAWIMLCTYVGSLWRNNYTYGCLMAAVTAMLIVVISSGSTPAGIFDIAVARLSELGLGAVCAMLVSSLLWPSHVGTHLATQADSVINEAFEHAALRLEASNDIPAMQKALRSSLAPLTLLETDSQAARFEGPVGPGRVRATHVLTRRTLRFFANLQALHQLMYDHADRLDPQSIELACRGAQGFREAEHVKGVAKARKALQVLRHQVHESDHENSIAPLDQRLRLGLRESIGHALVMLDAREAIASPGRHKLRSSPLAWHRDHLAASINAIRSGLLFALLATFWIVTAWNSAMIAMMLGTLFSAFFASRENPVAITMMFYKGMLAAIPSAFLFGHVLLSQANGFPMLAMLFGTPLFLGLLGATNPATMGYCLAFAIFNILLTMPGNGMDFTFDSFANRVVAVVIGLTCVVMAFRLLPGPGARLRRRRLIKAISQDIDGLRRRSIRDAETRFSGHMADRLLQLAQHDDMLPEDQRHLFILGLTGLDLGTAMLRLRDRLDDALHPLIRRTHQDLLQTLANGFAESANGRPPQGIREAGKQLEAAIETYGDIPADRLVLMKGLVERLELALERLARIMAERPKIKSMHKAPSAPVLKK; from the coding sequence ATGTCGCCGTTTGTTAATACCTACCTGACGCCCAATGCCACGGCGGTCAAGTTCGCTATCAAAACCACCTTGGCAATGATGCTGGCACTCTATGTGGCTCTCTGGTTCGACCTGGAAAGACCTTACTGGGCGCTAATGTCGGCTGCTTTTCTCCAGGTTCGACCGATGAGCGGCATGGTGATCGAAAAAGGCATCTGCCAGCTTAGCGGCACTGTTATCGGGGCCGTTGCAGGTATCGTGATAATGGCGCTGTTCGTCCAAGCGCGCATACCCGCACTGATCGTATTGACGGCCTGGATTATGCTGTGCACGTATGTCGGTTCACTGTGGCGTAACAACTACACTTACGGCTGCCTGATGGCTGCCGTCACCGCGATGCTGATTGTGGTGATTTCCAGCGGCAGCACACCAGCGGGTATTTTCGATATCGCCGTGGCCCGGCTTTCCGAACTGGGGCTAGGTGCAGTCTGCGCGATGCTGGTCAGCTCGCTACTCTGGCCATCCCATGTGGGCACGCACCTTGCCACCCAGGCCGACAGCGTCATCAACGAAGCCTTCGAGCATGCCGCCCTGCGTTTGGAAGCCAGCAACGATATTCCAGCGATGCAGAAAGCTCTGCGGAGTAGCCTAGCGCCATTAACACTACTGGAAACCGATAGCCAAGCGGCCCGTTTTGAGGGCCCTGTCGGCCCTGGCCGAGTGCGCGCCACCCATGTACTAACGCGGCGTACGCTGCGCTTTTTCGCCAACCTCCAAGCACTTCATCAACTGATGTACGACCACGCCGATCGGCTCGACCCACAAAGTATCGAGCTTGCATGCCGGGGCGCTCAGGGCTTTCGTGAGGCAGAACACGTCAAGGGGGTCGCTAAAGCAAGAAAAGCACTCCAGGTGCTACGCCATCAGGTTCATGAAAGTGACCATGAGAACAGCATCGCCCCGCTCGACCAGCGCCTTCGCTTGGGACTTCGCGAATCGATTGGCCATGCGCTAGTGATGCTCGACGCCCGCGAGGCAATTGCTTCACCGGGGCGCCATAAACTACGCTCATCGCCGCTAGCTTGGCACCGTGACCACCTTGCCGCCAGTATTAACGCCATACGCTCGGGATTGCTGTTTGCGCTACTGGCAACTTTCTGGATTGTTACCGCTTGGAATAGCGCCATGATCGCTATGATGCTGGGCACGTTGTTCTCAGCCTTCTTCGCCAGCCGCGAAAACCCAGTAGCTATCACGATGATGTTTTACAAAGGCATGTTGGCGGCGATTCCCAGCGCCTTTCTGTTCGGCCATGTACTGCTCTCCCAAGCCAATGGTTTTCCGATGCTAGCGATGCTGTTTGGCACGCCACTATTTTTAGGCTTACTGGGAGCCACGAACCCGGCCACCATGGGGTACTGTTTAGCCTTTGCTATTTTCAACATTCTGCTGACCATGCCTGGCAACGGCATGGATTTCACTTTCGACAGCTTCGCCAACCGGGTGGTGGCCGTGGTGATTGGGCTAACCTGCGTCGTTATGGCTTTTCGCCTACTGCCTGGGCCAGGTGCACGACTTAGGCGGCGGCGTCTGATTAAGGCAATTTCCCAGGATATCGATGGGCTACGCCGACGTTCGATTCGAGATGCTGAAACCCGCTTCAGCGGCCATATGGCCGACCGACTACTGCAACTCGCTCAGCACGACGATATGCTCCCCGAGGACCAACGCCATCTGTTTATTTTAGGCCTGACAGGGCTCGACTTGGGCACCGCGATGTTGCGCCTACGTGACCGTCTCGACGATGCGCTGCATCCGTTAATCCGCCGAACGCACCAAGACCTACTGCAGACGCTAGCCAACGGTTTTGCAGAGAGTGCCAACGGGCGGCCGCCCCAAGGCATTCGCGAAGCCGGTAAGCAGTTGGAAGCGGCGATTGAGACCTACGGTGACATTCCCGCCGACCGTCTCGTGCTTATGAAAGGCTTGGTTGAACGACTCGAACTGGCCTTAGAGCGTCTTGCGCGCATTATGGCGGAGCGGCCAAAGATTAAGTCTATGCATAAAGCCCCGAGCGCTCCCGTGCTAAAAAAATAA
- a CDS encoding sigma-70 family RNA polymerase sigma factor: MPVSAENTPLAEMYNAHHGWLQRWLQRKTGCSWQAADLAQDTFLRILSSPSNSSQISKLHEPRNFLTTIARRVWVDFVRRDALEKAWLEALKQQPEPVVVSPEEQALILETLLQIDEMLEGLGNKVSQAFLLCHLEGLRYAEIAERLGVSVSSVKKYMAKATEHCLLLMCEESL; encoded by the coding sequence ATGCCTGTTTCAGCTGAGAATACGCCATTGGCCGAGATGTATAATGCACATCATGGCTGGTTGCAGCGTTGGCTGCAGCGCAAAACGGGCTGTAGCTGGCAGGCGGCTGATCTGGCTCAGGATACCTTCCTGCGCATTCTCTCCTCCCCAAGTAATTCCTCCCAAATTAGCAAACTGCATGAGCCACGTAACTTTCTGACCACCATCGCCCGCCGGGTATGGGTGGACTTTGTGCGTCGGGATGCATTGGAAAAAGCCTGGTTAGAAGCCTTGAAGCAGCAACCTGAGCCGGTGGTTGTCTCGCCAGAAGAGCAGGCCTTGATTCTGGAAACCCTGTTGCAGATTGATGAAATGTTGGAAGGGTTAGGCAACAAGGTAAGCCAAGCATTTTTGCTCTGCCATTTGGAAGGGCTGCGTTATGCCGAGATCGCCGAACGCTTGGGGGTGTCCGTCAGCTCGGTGAAAAAGTACATGGCTAAGGCGACTGAACATTGTCTGCTGTTGATGTGCGAAGAATCGCTATGA
- a CDS encoding RidA family protein, with product MAKRDVIFPSGRQALYDQNTYSAAVRSGDFLFVSGQVGSREDGSPEPDFAAQVQLAFDNLQRVLEAAGASFEDIVDVTSFHTDPETQFATVMEAKTRAFPEKPYPNWTAVGVTWLAGFDFEIKVIAKLPE from the coding sequence ATGGCTAAGCGTGACGTTATTTTCCCCTCCGGCCGCCAGGCGCTTTATGACCAAAACACCTATTCCGCCGCCGTTCGTTCTGGCGACTTTCTGTTTGTGTCGGGCCAAGTCGGCAGTCGTGAAGACGGCTCTCCCGAGCCAGATTTTGCCGCCCAGGTGCAGCTTGCTTTCGACAACCTACAGAGAGTACTGGAAGCAGCGGGCGCAAGCTTCGAGGACATCGTTGATGTGACAAGCTTCCATACTGATCCGGAAACTCAGTTTGCCACGGTAATGGAAGCCAAGACGCGCGCGTTCCCGGAGAAACCCTACCCGAACTGGACGGCGGTTGGTGTGACATGGCTGGCGGGTTTCGATTTTGAAATCAAAGTCATTGCAAAATTACCTGAATAA
- a CDS encoding DUF1656 domain-containing protein: MGLQEIAVGGILLSPLLIYALLGFIVTLVTRTLLHWVLGQHTLWYAAWFDLSLFVILTAGITCVFTILLGGS, encoded by the coding sequence ATGGGTCTTCAGGAAATCGCTGTCGGTGGCATCCTTCTTAGCCCACTGCTGATCTATGCCCTCTTGGGCTTCATTGTCACGCTGGTGACCCGCACGCTGCTTCACTGGGTGCTGGGGCAGCATACATTGTGGTACGCAGCGTGGTTCGACCTGTCGCTCTTCGTCATCCTTACGGCTGGCATTACCTGTGTATTTACTATCCTGCTCGGGGGTTCTTGA
- a CDS encoding MFS transporter produces MRNSNSRSIPLVRTILLIILIGLNLRPSMAAIGPLVEAIRHDVSLSFTQLSLLTTLPVLAMGLGCFASALLAKRIGFNSVITLALVSIALSDALHWFDFGYAGLWTAALGAGIGIAFIQAALPAVIKQAAGEKTPMVMGFYIASIMGGAALASAITPVASDYIGWQNALALWGLLALAGLVGWVMRRQVLPAPSQNNSVSIAFSAMARQPRFWSLAIFFGLGTSGYTCLLAWIPPTFIHLGWSETQAGLALSWLTAIEVMAGLTFPVLAQQMKDRRPVLLLVLLLSVTGFLLLGLMPKTMAWLATALLGLGIGGLFPLSLIITMDHSDDPVLAGQLTAWVQGIGYLIASLAPIAAGLIKDLLGGFEQAWLMLGVIFIGLIVMSLRFDQSKAPQQLRFS; encoded by the coding sequence ATGCGCAATAGCAATTCGAGATCAATACCGTTGGTAAGAACGATCCTGCTGATCATTCTTATTGGGCTCAACCTGCGGCCATCCATGGCAGCTATTGGGCCGCTGGTTGAGGCAATCCGTCACGATGTAAGCCTTTCATTTACACAGTTGTCGCTTTTAACCACGTTGCCGGTATTAGCGATGGGGCTGGGGTGTTTTGCTAGCGCATTGCTCGCAAAGCGGATCGGCTTTAACAGCGTGATTACTCTGGCGCTTGTGTCGATTGCTTTATCGGACGCGTTGCATTGGTTTGACTTCGGGTATGCAGGTTTATGGACAGCTGCACTGGGCGCCGGCATTGGCATAGCGTTTATCCAGGCCGCACTTCCTGCGGTGATAAAACAGGCAGCAGGCGAGAAAACCCCAATGGTGATGGGGTTCTATATTGCCTCCATTATGGGGGGCGCGGCGCTTGCCTCTGCCATTACCCCTGTAGCGAGTGATTATATTGGCTGGCAGAACGCCTTGGCGTTATGGGGGCTTTTAGCACTTGCAGGGCTCGTTGGCTGGGTGATGCGCAGGCAAGTACTGCCAGCCCCTAGTCAAAACAACAGCGTTAGCATCGCTTTTTCAGCGATGGCGCGGCAGCCTCGGTTTTGGTCGTTGGCGATTTTCTTTGGTTTAGGCACATCGGGTTATACCTGCCTTCTTGCTTGGATTCCGCCCACCTTTATCCATTTAGGTTGGTCTGAAACGCAAGCGGGGCTGGCGCTTAGTTGGCTAACGGCCATCGAGGTGATGGCTGGCCTAACGTTTCCGGTACTGGCTCAACAAATGAAAGACCGTCGCCCGGTGTTATTGCTGGTACTGCTGTTGTCGGTGACGGGCTTTTTGCTTCTTGGGCTAATGCCTAAAACCATGGCTTGGTTGGCAACCGCGCTGTTGGGGTTAGGAATTGGTGGCCTTTTTCCCTTAAGCTTGATCATCACTATGGATCACTCAGACGACCCTGTGCTAGCTGGCCAACTGACTGCTTGGGTGCAGGGCATCGGCTATCTCATTGCTTCTTTAGCACCTATCGCGGCGGGGTTGATAAAAGACTTGCTGGGAGGGTTTGAGCAGGCATGGCTGATGCTTGGGGTGATTTTTATTGGACTGATAGTGATGAGCCTCCGTTTTGATCAATCTAAAGCGCCCCAGCAGCTACGCTTTAGTTAG
- a CDS encoding helix-turn-helix domain-containing protein — MKRYYRIGEVASRTGCSPESIRHYEKLGLLAPPQRGEQGYRSYDQAALERIGFIRHGRSLGLDLHSIQELLALSDNPDTDCTAADNIASRHLEHLEERIAALQALAGELRQVVHQCRGGKAANCQIIQTLYDHQPTCTERGCGEVTA; from the coding sequence ATGAAACGCTACTATCGTATCGGTGAAGTTGCTAGCCGAACCGGATGCTCGCCGGAAAGCATTCGCCATTATGAAAAGCTGGGATTACTGGCACCGCCACAGCGGGGAGAGCAAGGCTACCGGTCTTATGATCAGGCGGCATTAGAACGCATTGGCTTTATTCGCCATGGCCGTAGCCTGGGGTTAGATCTGCACAGCATTCAGGAGTTGTTAGCACTTTCCGACAACCCCGACACCGACTGCACCGCCGCCGATAATATTGCCAGCCGTCATCTAGAGCACTTAGAAGAACGCATCGCTGCCTTACAAGCACTGGCGGGGGAACTGCGACAAGTGGTGCATCAATGCCGAGGCGGCAAGGCGGCTAACTGTCAGATCATTCAAACGCTGTATGACCACCAACCCACCTGCACCGAGCGGGGATGCGGAGAAGTGACAGCGTAA